The Schistocerca nitens isolate TAMUIC-IGC-003100 chromosome 8, iqSchNite1.1, whole genome shotgun sequence genome includes the window ATGCAAGCGTTTTCACGTTTCGATGACATAAAAGAAAGCGAAATAGGAATTATGGAAGTTTCAGAACAGACGATAGCCTTACAACACGTCGTTCGTTGTTCCGCGGGGCTGAAAATGAACTGCTGCTCCCAGTGTGTGTCGAGTGGTGGAGTGCGCGGCACTCAAGCCGCCCCTTGCGGGCCACGGAGAGTGGCAGCCCACCCACGGTCCGCTGCTACGGCAGCCCGCGGAGGGCAGCCGCCCACTTTAAGCGCGGCGCCGGCTGGCGCTGCGGCTGCGGCGCAGTGTTTATTATTTGTGCGCGTCCCGTCGGCCTCCACGCCACCCCCACCCCGACCCCCACCCACAGCTCCAGCAGCGCCGCCTCGGCTGACAGCGGCCGCCGCCCTCTCGTCTGCAAATTGTCCCGCGCGGCGCCGCGCCCTGCCACCGGTGCAGCGCGGCACAACACGGCGGGCCGTGCAGGCTGCGTGCTGCGGGCTGCGGGATCCCCCAGACACCTGTCACCCGTCCCAGCGGGACAATTACTTCCAGCCGTCGTCCCGCACCCTAACACCCAGCACGTCTCCACTGCGCCGCTGGAGTGATGCACCTGTAGGAGACTACGTTCCGCCAGCCTCCTGAGCTCCTCTTTTTCTCCACTTTTCTCAGGTTACGATAGAGTTCACTGTTCTGGAGGGTCATGTAATGTCATTCGTCGACGGGTAACGTTTTTAATAAATTTAGTGTTCACATTAGGATTATCTCTTGTACATCCTTTAGAaccactgttcattaaataaaactgCAAATGGTTCTGACTTGTTAGTTacgaaatatttctttaatttcataacaAGTTTTCGTGTCTGGACTGGGGTAGTCATAAAGCTTTAATCTCCATCTCCAAAAGATAAAATTACGTAatgaattttacactactggccattaaaatcgctacaccacgaagatgagttgctatagacgcgaaatttaaccgacaggaataacatgctatgcaaattattagcttttcagagcattcacacaaggttggcgccggtggcgacacctacctacaacgtgctgacatgaggaaagttaccaaccgatttctcatacacaaacagcagttgaccggcgttgtatggtgaaacgtcgttgtgatgcctcgtgtaaggacgagaaacgcGTAACATCacatttgcgactttgataaaggtcgaattgtaacctatcgcgattgcggttaattttatcgcgacattgctgctcgctttggtcgagatccaatgactgttagcggaatatgaaatctgtgggttcaggagggtaatatggaacgccgtgctggatcccaacggcctcgtatcactaacactcgagatgacaggcatcttatccacttggctgtaacggatcgtgcagccacgtctcgatccctgagtcaacagatggggacgtttgcaagacaacaaccatctgcacgaacagttcgacgacgtttgcagcagcatggactatcagttacccttgacgctgcatcacaggcacgagcgcctgcgatggtgtaatcaacgacaaaactgggtgcacaaatggcaaaacgtcatttttctcggatgaatccaggttctgtttacagcatcatgatggtcgcatccgtgtttggcgatatcgcggtgaatgcacattggaagcgtgtattcgtcatgccatactggcgtatcacgcggcgtgatggtatggggtgccattggttacacgtctcgcactgacgttcgcattgacggcactttgaacagtggacgttacatttcagatgtgttacgactcgtgtctctacccttcattcgatccctgcgaaaccctacatttcagcaggataatgcacgaccgcatgttgcacgtcctgtacgggcctttctggatacagaaaacgttcgactgctgccctggccagaacattctccaaatctctcaacatctgaaaacgtctggtcaatggtggccaagcaactggctcgtcacaatacgccagtcactactcttgatgaacagtggtattgtattgaagctgcatgggctgctgcacctgtacacgccttccaagctctgtttgactcaatgcccaagcgtatcagtgccgttattacggccggaggtggttgttctgggtactgatttctcaggatctatgtaccccaattgcatgaaaatgtgatcacatgtcagttctagtataatatatttatccaatgaatacccgtttatcatctgcatttcttcttggtgtagcaattttaatggccagtagtgtatatttgttttcagatatatatctgcaaacaaacaaaaatgtaattacTGAACTCATGACTTCCATTGACTTTAGTGTCCGGCAATAATCGTAAACTCATCATGAAAACATGGAACAGCTGCCAGTCAAAGTGTTGTAGAAATACATAATACATACAATCTGCCGTTATTTTTCGACACCACCGTAGTGACTTCCTCGACACGTTCGATGTATTGGGATGTAAAGGACACGCTACAGAATAGTTTAAATAAAGTTTTCTAAATAAACAGCTAATTGTACACATTTTTACAACATTCCGCTAGTAAAGTTAGCCATTCTTGACAGTCCCTTAATACACATTAGtgttattttgtaaacatttaatgTAGGCAGAGACGACTAGCATCAGGCTTGTGTTGTATAACTGACGGAGAATGAAAAGTTCTTTCCGCAAAAGAATATCAATTAAGGCATCAGAGCACTCTTTCGCTTTTTATGTACATAAATCAATCCCTCTTAGGGCAAATACAGTGAAATGAACTTGTACCTCCGTGGTCTGATGGAAGCGTCTTGTACTATGAAACATTCTCGGTTTCAGTGATCGATCTCAGCCAATGCTTAAATACTGAATAGGAGTCATTAGCAGTGATGGCGGAAGACCTCTGCAGTGGTAAGTCATGTATGTTCCACCAACGTCCTTGACAAATGGAGAAGAAGAACAGGTGAAGTATAGGGCACCCTTTTGGACTTGGGATGTGTAACTAATCTCAACTACcagaagaatcagaaatgaaaacagtattaaaaTTCATTAGACAATGGAATCCATTTAATTCAATACACTCAGTGTGAATCTACAGAACAGTGGCATGtaactgagaaagtgtcatgaCAGTCTGTCCACTGGCGAAAGATTCAGGGTTAGTACCCCGTTGGGACGTCTGGGAGGGGACAGTCAAGGGAgaggtgaccttgagaaaaagattAATCTACCAAAGTAGAGGTAACAATGAGTTTATCGGAGCACGGACCatctctaagtaggctgtttaggtttttatattggtaacgccacgtagcgctctgtatgaaaatcactggctgtgctgtgtgcagtctgtggctggtttgcattgttgttggccattgtagtgttgggcagttggctgttaacaacgcgtagcgttgtgcagttggtggtgagccgccagcagtggtgaatgtggggagagaaatggcggagttttgtaatttgtaagactggatgtcatgaactgcta containing:
- the LOC126199633 gene encoding mucin-7-like — encoded protein: MNCCSQCVSSGGVRGTQAAPCGPRRVAAHPRSAATAARGGQPPTLSAAPAGAAAAAQCLLFVRVPSASTPPPPRPPPTAPAAPPRLTAAAALSSANCPARRRALPPVQRGTTRRAVQAACCGLRDPPDTCHPSQRDNYFQPSSRTLTPSTSPLRRWSDAPVGDYVPPAS